ttaggtggcgggccgacatccaggtggagacgtcccggaggcaggaggagatgtgagcctgaagggagggggagaggacagagaggacaggggtggagatgtagatctgcgtgtcatctgcgtagagatggtagtcaaagccgtgagagcggatgagttcaccgagggagtgagtgtaaatggagaacagaagagggccaagaactgacccttgaggaactccaacagttaaaggatgggagggggaggaggcgccagcaaaggagaccaagaatgaccggccagagaggtaagaggagaaccgggagaggacggagtccgtgaagccaaggtgagataaggtatggaggaggaggggatggtcgacagtgtcaaaggcagcagagaggtcaaggaggattagaatggagtaggagccattggatttggcaaggaggtcacgggtgaccttagagagagcagtctcggtagagtggaggggacggaagccagattggagggggtctaggagagaatgggagttaaggaattctaagcatcgactgtagacgactcgttctaggattttggaaaggaagggtagtagggagatagggcgataactggagggggaagtggggtcaagagcgggttttttttaggatgggggagacgtgggcatgtttgaaggcagcggggaaggagccattggagattgagtggttaaaaatagaagttaaggaagggaggagggcaggggcgatggttttaataaggtgagagggaatggggtccgaggcgcaggtggagggggtggcacttgcgaggagggaggagatctcctctgaggatactgcagggaaggatgggaaagtaggggagggggttgttgggggggaggggagaggcggaggggtgactttggggagctcagacctgatcgtgttgattttcgtgaggaaataggtggccagatcattaggggtgagagatgggggagggggaggaacagggggcctaaggagagagttaaaggtccggaacaatcggtgggggtgacgggcatggtgtcgatgagggaggagaagaagttttgcctggcggaggagagggcagagttaaggcaggaaaggataaatttgaagtgtgtgaggtcggcttggtgcttggactttcgccagcagcgctcagcactcgagcataggagcgtaggaggcggacggaggaggtgatccagggctgtgggttagtggagcgagagcggcggagggaaaggggggcgagagagtcgagatgagtagagagggtggagttgagagcggagacctgatcgtcgagagtgggaagagaggacagggcggcaaggtgaggagagatgcttttggaaagacggatgggatcgagagagcggaggtctttgtggggcagtagcgaagatttgcaggggaagggagtgtgagagatgaggcaggtgagaaggttatggtcagagagagggatttcagagttggtgagggaggagatagtgcagcgataggagatgacgagatcgagggtgtgaccgagtcggtgagtgggcgcggtatagtggaggaggaggtcggcagagtcgaggagggatagcaggcgggcggcagaggagtcgtcgggtacatccatatggatgttgaagtctccaaggatcagagtgggcagagagaaggatagaaggaaggtgagaaaggggtcaaggtggttgaagaagtcggaggtgggatcgggagggcggtagatgacagcgacaagtatctggagggggtggtagaggcgaatgatatgggcttcgaaggaggggaaggagagggaggggggaggagggatagtgcggaagcggcaatagggcgagaggaggaagccgacgcctcctcccttaccggtgagtctgggggagtgggagaaggagaggcctccgctggagagagcagcggcggagaccatgtcttcgggagagagccacgtttccgaaagggcgaggaggaggagagagcgggagaggaaaaggtcattgaTGagaggtagcttacctgtaatagagcgggggttccagaggccacacttgaaagtagctatgggtgcaagggggggagggacggaagggcggggggaggggagagtttggatgggaaggaggtggcggggccctggacggggagagggggatgaggggtagcggtgggacaagaggactgggatggggcgtgggtggggaagagagaaggggggagcgggtgaggagggggtttggtggggggaagagtaggggaagggggaagggggtagcgctggtaaagtggggttctagggcaggggaggggagggggggtaggAACCATTTGAACAATGTGCCTGTCAACTAATTTGGTGTGAGCTGCCAGGGATGAAGCTACAACAGCCATTGCCTTAGTTATCTGGCCCATGGGGCTGTCATcaacattatggtatttgctaagtgcttaatatgtgtcaagcactctgtattaagcgctggggtagatccaaattaatcaggtcagacacaatccctgatccaaatggggctcatggcctaaataggagggagaaaatgcactgaatccccattttatagcttatgaaactgaggcactgagaagttacatgacttgcccaagttcacgctgcagataaggggcaggggtgagattagaacccaggtcctctgactcccagacctcggctctttccactcgggcaCAATGCTCCTCTTCCTGCTTTTGTTTCTTTCAGGTTCTAAGTAGTTGGCCCTGAACTAGTCAGTATTACGGGGAGAAACCACAAGTGGGAAATAACTAAATTTCCCTTGTTCAGTAACTGGGACTAGGAACATCTCATCATTCTCTCCTGCCATGCAGGGCTTTCACTCCTGCCCTGCCCTATACCAGAAGGGCTGCAGtggactcaagcacttagtacagagcactgcacccaataaatgctcaataaagaccagtgATTGATCTATCTACTGACTGAACTGTGgcagcctggaatgccttccctcctcatatcagacagataattgctcgcctctacttcaaagccttattgaaggcacatctcctccaagaagccttccctgaataagccctctctcttcttctcccactcccttctgcgtcaccctgacttggtcccttcacTCATCCTTCCTCCCCATACCCACAGCACAAATATATGTATctgtattatatttatttatttatgcatattaatatctctctcctcctttagactctgatcttgttatgagcagggactgtgttgttgtattgtactctcccaagcccttagtacaatgttttgttcacagtaagctctgaataaatacaatgaatgaatgaggtgcctTCAACATTTGAGACCTTTGGGAAATCTTTGGTTATACCTGGATTCTAGATAATTGGGGTGGCAGCACGATAAGACCCCCACTGGTCCCAGATATCTGGAtatgtttttatgtttttttggTTTCTACTATCTTCATTTTCCCTTGTGTATGTCACCAAACTCCTCCCCAATCATTCTGAGACAGGTAGCCCTGAAAGGACAAAAGGAAaaggtctaattctcacccatgtatttttagcagagtgctttgcacacagtagggctaaataaaaacaattactactactaagaagCCGAGACAACTAATCCCAGTAGGTGTCCATAGGGCCAATTAAAATTTTCACAATCAAGGAGCGATTTTTCTCTGCCAGCAGATCGTTTTGATTTTTTCCTGAATAAATAGCCGTGCTTTCTGGACCAGATCTACAAGAACTACAGAATCAATcgaacttaataagtgcttacagtgtgcactacactgttataagcccttgggagagtacaatgaaacagagttggcagacgtgctcactggccacaaagaacttacagtctagacgaggagttaactttcctttcccctccctatttCCACACTCTTGATAGTTTCTTTAGGATgcaatgaaataataattgtaataataattatggtatttgctaaacacttactatgttccaagcactgttctaagtgctggggtagagacaaggcaatcgggttgtcccatgtgcatcAGTCTAAAGGTAAGACAGTagattggaagtcagaagacattcGCTTCACCTCTGGGCACCGCCACTGTCTACGGGGTCATCTCAGGGAGTAGCTGTGACTCATTCCCCAACTCCCCATATGTAACACGGAAAACCCCATCTGTCCTCACCCTCCATGTTTTCCTTACATAGGCAGTACTGTGAATCATACTTTAAAACATCCGTAAGAAACTTCTGAGCCTGAATTGATTAcatttttttccttgtttttaaTTTTGTCTGCATTTCGGTGAAATTTGGATCCCTAAAAAGAGTACCTTTAAGCACCTTGAAGATAACCAATTagcttaattttttaaaatgcccTTTATAACATTAGCATATTCTCAGAATATACCATGTATGAGGCAGAGCCTTTGAGTCTGCAGAAGAGAACTGAAGCCAGATGGCAGCCAGCTGGGCTGCCTGTCCCATGTCCTCTGTTCATGTGAGGGGGCACTTACGACATCCTATGGGTTCCAGTACCTAAGCACTAACTCCTTTAACTATCCTTtttctagagaaacagcgtggcctagtggaaagagcatgggctctttttcccagctctctctcccttatgCGTCATCTGTGCACCtctgtctgtgacctttggacacttgacagTCTCtccacccctagccccacagcattttttgtacatattttaaaattaaatattataaaacacttatttattcctatgtctgtctccccctctagactgcaagcttgttatgggcaaggaacgtgttttctaattaataataataataatgttggtatttaagcacttactatgtgccacgcactgttctaagtgctggggtagatacaaggtaatcgggttgtccatgtggggctcacagtcttcagccccattttacagatgagggaactgaggcacagagaagtgaagtgacttgcccaaggtcacatagctgacaagtggcagagcttggattaaaacccacaacctctgactcccaagccctggctctttccactgagccacgctgcttctcaattctaattctgttgtaccatactctcccaagagctaagtcagtgctctgcacagagtaagtgctcaataaatttgattgactgattgatgggcctGGGtctcggaggacctgagttctaatcccactctgccgtttgcctgttgggtgaatttgggcaagtcacttaaaagtcTCTCTGCTTTGGTTTCCAGATTTGTAACCTGAGGATCCCAACCTGTTCTCTAGATTATGAAgccctgtgggacaagaactgtgtctgacctgattaacttatatctatcccagcactgagaccagtaagtgcttaacaaatacattatttactcacataattatCTCTCTTTTCATACAATTTTTATAATATTAAAATAGGGGTGGGATTATTAAATTGGCCATttaagaattaagtctagcaataaggggagcaggagaaaaaagaggaggaacaaaaggtgaggagaaggaagactaAATTAAGAGGTCACCTGAGTCTTCCGTTAGCCTACTGTACACTCCCACCCGCTGAGTTCGTTTGGTAGAAAGTCAATGAattaaaccctcctcccccattctcctcttcctccctaggAGCACTCTTACTATTATGTGTTAACTCAAATAATATTTCATTTACTCCTCAAAAGTTGGGGGGGGTCAATTCAGTGGTGACGGAAATTATGCGAGTAAATATGGTAGTTCAcattggtgagaagcagcgagaagcagcgtggcgcagtggaaagagcacgggctttggagtcagggctcatgagttcgaatcccagctctgccacttgtcagctgtgtgactgtgggcaagtcacttaacttctatgtgcctcagttccttcatctgtaaaatggggattaagactgtgagccccacgtgggacaacctgattcccctgtgtctaccccagagcttagaacagtgctctgcacatagtaagcgcttaacaaataccaacattattattattattgtttcagggTTAAGATTAACCAAAGTTCTGATGCTTTCACTGCAGCAGGAAAGCAATGAGAATCAGTTACAGATGGCAGAATTACTGACCATCTTCTCTGTAAACCTGTGACTTCAGGAACATTTTAATAATAAGGAAGAGACATTTTCATAGCATCCTCTCCAGTTTTATTTCTGCCACAGTTGTAAAATGGGCTAAAAGTCAGCCCCGACAATgtcaggtggggaggggacataATCTGAGAAGGcaataagcacttgagtactcacTGTCCTTGGCCCATCAGAGCCTTATTCTGCACCTACATGTTCTTTGTGAAAATATTCCTTGCCCCATTTTACTCTTTCCAATAACTATTGCAGGGGGAACTCTGATCTAGTGAATTGACAGGTCTGCATTCTTTAACTGACACTGCTACTAACCATATGTTATTAGGCAATTCTGTAGTTTGGAAATATGTAAGAAAAAAGAGCATCACAGTGAAGAACGGCACAAAACCATTCCTTTTGTACTTTCTATATATGGTATTTTTTCTCCAGAATCAAAGGTTTATGCTAATTAGGTTTTACCGTACTCAATTTTAGACCATGGTGAAAAATAATGTGAAAAATAACCGGTTATGGAACTCACCTTGAATGCTGTCCTGTACGTTTGGTGATGCAGAGATAGTAACCAAATAACCCAGTTATTACCAAAAATACTCCTGCAGCGATTAAGCCAGTCAAAAGTCCCATAACAtcaattttctttcttttgccATCTTAAAAGAAATCATTATTAGAACACAACTtgtaaaataatataaataagaagAGGCAAAGAACTCTCTTAATTTACTCCAGTGACTAACATCAAATCTAAACGTAAAAAATATCATCTTTTAATAACTCTTGGTTTAGCTATATTACTCCTAAATGGACTctcaaagaagaaaagaaactaaaaaacaaaaaaatgggcctaggagtcagaggacctgggtcctaattctggctctgccacctattttctgggtgaccttgggcaagtctctcaagttctctgtgcctctggtatgtcatctgtaaaatggggatgaagactgtgagccccatgtgggacagggactgtgtccaacagatcggcttgtatgtaccccagcgtttagtgcctggcacatagaaagcaattgacaaataccataaaaaagtaggaaTCATTCTGGCCAGTTTACTAATCATCAAACACGGTAGACAGAAGTGATAATTCACCTTATATCCAGTCTTTGGTAGCAGAAACAAAAACAACTGGAAAATCCAATAGACCCTAAAACAACTAGAGATGATGTGCAAAAACAAGAAGAGCTCCCTCTCCTAAACGTCACTTAATTCAGCCCAGTAGTCAACATTTACAATTCCATGGTGTAGTaatggtgggaaaaaaaaactatCAATTGGTCAGACGTTGTGGAGTCCTCCCCTAGTAACCTACAAGTCTAGACTCACCTTGCCTCCCACTCCACATTTGTCAAGAGCTGTCCAGAAATATATTTCCATCTTCTACTCTCATTCCCCAGCTATCTCACCAAACTTGCTTCTCTTTGTTGGGAAGTCATAAGACAGAAGGGGGGTAACATTCATATACCTCAACGTATAATTAAAGAAGTCTCTTTAAAATTAAAGGAATATTGAGCAACAACACATTCACGGATTGAATGCTAGTTACAAAATTTTCATTTGATTCCCCGAAGAAAGAAACAAGACTTGTCCCGGGGCTCATCTTACCTGATTTTGCACTGGGTCCATTTGGTGAATAATCCTTCCAAAATGATATCTATAAAAATAGGAGAATTTTAAGTTTATAGTACATCCTAATCCCATTAGCAAGCTAGAAAGAGATATAATTGGGCAGAGGGTCTCACGAAAAATGGGGATATTATGGCTCAGTGACAACCTGTGGGGAGCGGGGTATTGTACAGAAATCAATCTGAAATGGTATTGATGGATCTGAAAAAAGGAGactaaagctccctgtgggtggaGATAGCATCCACCAAcaccactgtactgtattgtcccaggagcttagcacagtgctctgcacggggtaaatgttcaaataccattgataccaTTTGTAGATCGAAGAGAGGGTCTATTCAGTAAACAAATGATACCAAATTGGACCGGGTTACACTAGAATTCAAAGTGACACCAATAAATGAGAGAAATAACCTATTGAAACCACGGTGAAGTTGAACAGGAGTTAGCGCAAGTAGTATATACTTGGGATAAACAGCAAATTACCCAGTGGTGGGACAAGAGAGTAAAAACAAGTCCAGTAAGGGTTATAGAGAGCCATAACGAAATATAAATTTAGCATTGTCATTTGAAAAGTTAACATGCAACCAGCCTGTATTAACAAGAAGATTACATGCAGGGGGCCAGGAAATATTGCTTTCACTTTACTTGGCATCAATCCGATCAGGAGAGGAACCTAGAGGAGGGAACGTGGACCCAGAATTCAAAATGATTTTTAGTTtattatagggggagacaggccaaACCAGCAGCCATCTCCAAAGTGGACAGGGCAAGAGGAAATAGGCTTAAATTGAAATGAGAGTTTGGTCAAACAGGAAGAAGTTTTTACAAATAGGATTAGCAATCATATGTGTAAGGGCCAGGTTTAATTGTATGTCTGCCTAAGGAAGGGGCTAGCCTGATGATCCTTTAGAGATTGGACATCTCAAAACAGAAGGATTCATGCAGCCAGGTCAGTTAGCCCTGGTTGAAGGCTTGAAAACAACTAGATAACTGCAGATAAATTGACTTAAAAAAATTGTAACAACTTAATAGCTCTGTCCAAACCTAAGACACTTCTATGAATTGGAGTATTTTACCTAgagataataatttattattagtaataataaaaactaaaataataataattgtagtatttgttaaacacatactttgtaccaaccactgttctaagccctgaggtaaatataagataatcaggttggacacagacctgcccacatgggactcagagtctaagcagaagggagagcgggaattaaatccccattttagagagcaggaaactgagccactgagcagttaagtgacttgtccaaggtcacagagtaggcagagtccggattatgacctaggtcctctgaatcccaggcccgcgttctttccagtaggcaattTCAACCAATTCAAAGAACAAAATCAAAATTACCGTCTTATCATTATCTCCAAAAATTTCCCTAGCTTCCTCATAGCTGCACAGTTCTTCATTGCATTCTCTTTCTAAATCTCCAGGAGTGAAGAGTTCAAGATCAAATCTGTTATAAAGGAGGCGTCGCTGAATGAACATGTTGGCTTCTTCTTTTGGTGTAAAGACTAATGAAGAAATACAAAGAGGCTTAAAAACAAAAGTTTAAGGGACAGAATCCCACTGCagtgaacaaacaaaaaaagcaactGGAATTCTCATTTGAAAAACTCCAGGAAGGTTCCTACCTTATTAACTTTTGAAATAACTAGTTCCATTTGAATTCTAACAACTTACTTTTTCTGATGTGGCAGATGTTTTCATCTACATACTACAACATACAGAAGTGTAAATACTTCACAGATAACACGCCTGTTAACCTGCATGATACTGTTTCTATATACACACATTTCCAAAATCTGGAGAGAAACCTTTATATTTTTAGACAATTTTCAAACCAGCCAAAATGAGGACCATTCTGAAGTCCATTTTCAAAAACGCGATCCTTGAGGATTAGAAATGTCAATTTTCATTACCTTCCCCCAGAAAAACAAGTGACTTTTTTCCACTTAAATGTTTCCAAAGGGTTTTACGTGGTCTgattagagcttagtacaatgctctgcagatggaaagcactcagtaattacgattgatcAACTGACCCATCCCAAACCTTTAATGGAAATAACACCAGGCATGACGCAGAGGTTAATTGAAGCCCGGAGACTGACTGACTTTTCCAAGACcaagaagcagcggggtctagtggatagatctggggccagggagtcagaaggacctgggttctaatccccgccttgccacttgtcagccgtgtgaccttgggcaagtcacttaatttctctttggctcaggtacctcacctggaaagtgaggattaagacagccctacatgggaaatggaccgtgtccaacctgattatcttgtacctatccagtgcttattactgtgcctggcacgtagtaagcacttaataccaaaaaaaGCAAAATCAGAGATCTGAGGCAGGAACTTTGCTTGGATGGGACTCCGCAGCACAGTCTCAGACTCACGCTTGTCCTCACCGATCCTGTT
This portion of the Ornithorhynchus anatinus isolate Pmale09 chromosome 3, mOrnAna1.pri.v4, whole genome shotgun sequence genome encodes:
- the PRRG4 gene encoding transmembrane gamma-carboxyglutamic acid protein 4, producing MFVPLVLLLQLPFLTLAFPPCTRKPKGANQAAKGVFTPKEEANMFIQRRLLYNRFDLELFTPGDLERECNEELCSYEEAREIFGDNDKTISFWKDYSPNGPSAKSDGKRKKIDVMGLLTGLIAAGVFLVITGLFGYYLCITKRTGQHSSSSAYVTRSRHSPSIIFRRPEEISLTSSPLSLEDSGLPSYEQAVALAGKDDIPPPPYPGPAKGFQVFKKSMSLPAH